One Streptomyces sp. NBC_00223 genomic window carries:
- a CDS encoding ornithine carbamoyltransferase → MRQARHLISLSDLPDDALRGVVARAADHARRAAAGRPADPTLAGAVVGVYFRRTSTRTRTAFSAGALRLGAGVVAYGPGDLQTNTGETSEDTGRVMAGMLDVLVARTADDPAEMRAWASGQRRMAVVNAMSADEHPTQALADLTTLALHFGEVEGLRVLYVGEGNNTAVALALGLSRFRGVLLDLRTPPGYGLDPRVRAQALAQAESAGALVTERHDLAGLPADLDAVYTTRWETTGTTKPDPDWRAVFAPFHVGPELMARAPKAVFLHDLPAHRGTEVAAQVLDGPDSLAFTQAENKLYSAMAVLEWCHGLG, encoded by the coding sequence GTGAGGCAGGCGCGGCATCTCATCTCGCTGTCCGACCTGCCGGACGACGCGCTGCGCGGTGTGGTGGCCCGGGCCGCCGACCACGCGCGGCGCGCGGCCGCAGGCCGGCCGGCCGACCCCACCCTGGCCGGGGCCGTGGTCGGCGTGTACTTCCGGCGGACGTCGACCCGTACCCGCACCGCGTTCTCCGCCGGCGCCCTCAGGCTCGGCGCCGGCGTCGTCGCGTACGGTCCGGGGGATCTGCAGACCAACACCGGGGAGACCAGCGAGGACACCGGCCGGGTGATGGCCGGCATGCTCGACGTCCTCGTCGCACGGACCGCCGACGATCCCGCGGAGATGCGGGCATGGGCGTCCGGGCAGCGGCGGATGGCCGTGGTCAACGCGATGAGCGCGGACGAACACCCGACGCAGGCGCTCGCCGACCTCACCACGCTCGCCCTGCACTTCGGCGAGGTGGAGGGGCTGCGCGTCCTGTACGTCGGCGAGGGCAACAACACCGCGGTGGCGCTCGCGCTCGGCCTGAGCCGCTTCCGCGGGGTGCTGCTCGACCTGCGCACCCCGCCCGGCTACGGGCTCGATCCCCGGGTACGTGCCCAGGCCCTGGCGCAGGCGGAGTCGGCCGGCGCGCTGGTGACCGAACGGCACGACCTCGCGGGCCTGCCCGCCGACCTGGACGCCGTCTACACCACGCGCTGGGAGACGACCGGGACGACCAAGCCGGACCCCGACTGGCGTGCCGTGTTCGCCCCCTTCCACGTCGGGCCGGAGCTGATGGCCCGCGCCCCCAAGGCGGTGTTCCTGCACGACCTGCCGGCGCACCGCGGCACGGAGGTCGCCGCCCAGGTGCTGGACGGACCGGACAGCCTCGCCTTCACCCAGGCGGAGAACAAGCTGTACAGCGCCATGGCCGTCCTGGAGTGGTGTCATGGCCTCGGCTGA
- a CDS encoding condensation domain-containing protein codes for MSLMASSTVPTGVGCALSIGQEALWFLHALAPDSSAYNTAAAMTLDFDVDVAALRSAVLATVAGNSMLNCLFRSTRTGPLRLPDAAAPYPSVFEVRRVDGPTAGDPLYAAAVEASRRPFRLDREAPVRVSLLRPDTGGDVLVVTAHHIALDNVSHLRLFSDLLTAYGRVVGGTARTRPERDGDPADGDTADGDTDSGGPGGTAADGPDPGADYPAFVRREQDFLASPRGESARRHWQRVLQAVPRDPLLVGDLPRPGVYEFTGDQTELLVPAGLTARTAELAAEANTTPFAVLFAVFQLLLYSLTGERLRLVGYPAAVRPGARFRSATGYYVNTLPFPAHVEPDDSFAGLLRRTAAELWSGLVHRAYPFALMSRLADRPRTADRAGLVGVLFVVTEEDPSQVADLSVLPPDHRFHVYPLPQQQGQFDLTLQLSRRGAETAVVLKYNTSLFTAGAARAVAERYLGLLTAAAEGTLPGRLGDLAPAAAR; via the coding sequence ATGTCCCTGATGGCCAGCAGCACGGTGCCGACCGGAGTCGGCTGCGCCCTGAGCATCGGGCAGGAGGCGCTGTGGTTCCTGCACGCCCTGGCACCCGACAGCAGCGCCTACAACACCGCCGCGGCCATGACGCTGGACTTCGACGTGGACGTCGCGGCGCTCAGGTCGGCCGTCCTCGCCACCGTCGCCGGCAACAGCATGCTCAACTGCCTGTTCCGGTCGACGCGCACGGGTCCTCTCCGGCTCCCGGACGCCGCCGCCCCCTACCCGTCGGTGTTCGAGGTGCGCCGCGTCGACGGCCCCACCGCCGGGGACCCGCTGTACGCGGCGGCGGTGGAGGCGTCCCGGCGCCCGTTCCGGCTGGACCGCGAGGCGCCCGTGCGGGTCTCACTGCTGCGTCCGGACACCGGCGGTGACGTGCTCGTGGTCACCGCCCACCACATCGCGCTGGACAACGTCTCGCACCTCAGGCTGTTCTCCGACCTCCTGACGGCCTACGGGCGCGTCGTCGGTGGCACCGCGCGGACCCGACCGGAGCGGGACGGCGACCCGGCGGACGGTGACACGGCGGACGGTGACACGGACTCCGGCGGCCCCGGGGGCACGGCCGCCGACGGGCCGGACCCGGGCGCCGACTATCCCGCCTTCGTGCGGCGGGAGCAGGACTTCCTGGCCTCACCGCGCGGCGAGTCGGCGCGCCGGCACTGGCAGCGTGTCCTCCAGGCCGTCCCCCGCGACCCGTTGCTCGTCGGCGACCTGCCGAGGCCGGGCGTCTACGAGTTCACCGGCGACCAGACCGAACTCCTGGTCCCGGCCGGTCTCACCGCCCGCACCGCGGAGCTGGCGGCCGAGGCGAACACGACCCCGTTCGCCGTCCTGTTCGCCGTGTTCCAGCTGCTCCTGTACAGCCTGACCGGGGAGCGGCTGCGGCTGGTGGGCTATCCCGCGGCGGTACGTCCCGGTGCCCGGTTCCGGTCGGCGACCGGCTACTACGTCAACACGCTGCCGTTCCCTGCGCACGTCGAACCCGACGATTCGTTCGCCGGCCTGCTGCGGCGGACCGCCGCCGAACTGTGGTCCGGGCTCGTCCACCGCGCGTACCCGTTCGCGCTGATGTCGCGGCTGGCCGACCGGCCCCGTACGGCGGACCGGGCGGGCCTGGTCGGGGTGCTCTTCGTGGTGACCGAGGAGGACCCGTCGCAGGTGGCCGACCTGAGTGTCCTGCCGCCGGACCACCGCTTCCACGTGTATCCGCTGCCGCAGCAGCAGGGGCAGTTCGACCTGACGCTCCAGCTGTCCCGGCGCGGAGCGGAGACCGCCGTCGTCCTGAAGTACAACACCTCGCTGTTCACCGCCGGCGCGGCCCGCGCCGTCGCAGAACGCTATCTCGGCCTGCTCACCGCGGCGGCCGAGGGCACTCTGCCGGGCAGGCTGGGCGACCTCGCGCCGGCCGCGGCCCGGTGA
- the sbnB gene encoding 2,3-diaminopropionate biosynthesis protein SbnB, with the protein MLPFHVMGGKAVRAVVERSRTRIHARIDDAYRAHHRGDTVNPDSYFLRFPDKPEARIIALPALLRGTPPVAGLKWIGSFPGNLARNLPRASAVLILNDFDTGYPFACLEASQISAARTAASAALGAEHLHGSRRADRVTVVGAGVISRNVLEFLHDLDWTVGEVVVHDTVPEYAEKSARYARSLGFSARTGATLRASVTDADVVVLATTAPAPYITEPGFFAAGQTVLNISLRDIGPELVADAHNVLDDIEHCLHAGTSPHLAVEKFGTREFIDGTIAGLVLGEFTVTRDKPLIFSPFGLGVLDIAVGVEVLAAGRADGTAHAFEEFFAEESRW; encoded by the coding sequence ATGCTGCCCTTCCACGTCATGGGCGGAAAGGCAGTGCGCGCGGTCGTCGAGCGGTCACGGACCCGGATCCACGCCCGGATCGACGACGCCTACCGCGCACACCACCGGGGTGACACCGTCAACCCGGACAGCTACTTCCTGCGTTTCCCGGACAAGCCGGAGGCACGCATCATCGCCCTGCCCGCCCTGCTGCGCGGCACACCACCGGTCGCGGGGCTGAAGTGGATCGGCAGCTTCCCGGGCAATCTGGCGCGCAACCTCCCGCGTGCCTCGGCGGTGCTGATCCTCAACGACTTCGACACCGGGTACCCCTTCGCCTGTCTGGAGGCCTCGCAGATCAGCGCGGCCCGGACGGCGGCCTCCGCGGCACTCGGCGCCGAACACCTGCACGGGTCGCGCCGGGCCGACCGGGTGACGGTGGTCGGGGCCGGCGTCATCTCGCGCAACGTACTGGAGTTCCTGCACGACCTCGACTGGACGGTCGGTGAAGTGGTCGTGCACGACACCGTCCCCGAATACGCGGAGAAGTCCGCGCGGTACGCGCGTTCGCTGGGGTTCTCCGCCCGTACCGGGGCCACGCTGCGCGCATCGGTCACGGACGCCGACGTGGTCGTCCTGGCCACCACGGCGCCGGCGCCGTACATCACGGAGCCGGGGTTCTTCGCGGCCGGCCAGACGGTGCTGAACATCTCGCTGCGGGACATCGGACCGGAGCTGGTGGCGGACGCGCACAACGTCCTCGACGACATCGAGCACTGTCTGCACGCGGGCACCTCCCCGCATCTGGCGGTGGAGAAGTTCGGCACCCGTGAGTTCATCGACGGCACGATCGCCGGCCTGGTGCTGGGCGAGTTCACGGTCACCCGCGACAAGCCGCTGATCTTCTCCCCCTTCGGACTGGGGGTGCTCGACATCGCGGTCGGTGTGGAGGTGCTGGCGGCGGGCCGCGCGGACGGCACGGCCCACGCGTTCGAGGAGTTCTTCGCCGAGGAGTCACGGTGGTGA
- a CDS encoding 3-oxoacyl-[acyl-carrier-protein] synthase III C-terminal domain-containing protein — MPSTTVAIADLQERIGLSRAEVRLYTSFLGLERVPRVEDMTALEMMLTVGETVLDGVDRTRVRHLVHPHTVLHVAPATHRLMTTLRDKLRLPEASGFELTHQHCTSGLFALRVIEALLRTERPGAQALVLVTDRITTSLVQRLPGTTVFGEAAVAVLAGLDGPGDEVLGQAHRTLGEYHLSLDMPPDVQRRYKLAYMPTMLEVLHEAVADAGLTLDDVDRILPHNVNMHSWVMAAKTLGVPVERFYLENVPKTGHCFCADPFVNLHTARAESAVAPGDVVAMLSAGSSGTFSAVLVRVDDLPGAPDPGGDS, encoded by the coding sequence GTGCCCTCCACCACGGTGGCCATCGCCGACCTTCAGGAACGCATCGGTCTCTCGCGGGCCGAGGTCCGGCTGTACACGTCCTTCCTCGGCCTCGAACGGGTGCCGAGAGTCGAGGACATGACGGCCCTGGAGATGATGCTGACGGTCGGTGAGACCGTGCTCGACGGGGTCGACCGGACGCGCGTGCGCCATCTGGTGCATCCGCACACCGTGCTGCACGTCGCGCCCGCCACGCACCGCCTGATGACCACGCTGCGGGACAAGCTGCGACTGCCCGAGGCGTCGGGATTCGAACTCACCCACCAGCACTGCACCAGCGGCCTGTTCGCACTCCGCGTCATCGAGGCGCTGCTGCGCACGGAACGGCCGGGCGCGCAGGCGCTCGTCCTGGTCACCGACAGGATCACCACGTCGCTGGTGCAGCGACTGCCCGGGACCACGGTCTTCGGCGAGGCCGCCGTGGCGGTGCTGGCCGGTCTCGACGGGCCGGGCGACGAAGTCCTCGGCCAGGCCCACCGCACCCTGGGCGAGTACCACCTGTCCCTGGACATGCCGCCCGACGTGCAACGGCGGTACAAGCTCGCCTACATGCCGACGATGCTGGAGGTGCTGCACGAGGCCGTCGCGGACGCCGGGCTGACCCTCGACGACGTGGACCGCATCCTCCCGCACAACGTCAACATGCACTCCTGGGTCATGGCCGCGAAGACCCTGGGCGTCCCGGTCGAGCGGTTCTACCTGGAGAACGTGCCGAAGACGGGGCACTGCTTCTGCGCGGACCCGTTCGTCAATCTGCACACCGCCAGGGCCGAGTCCGCGGTCGCTCCCGGCGATGTCGTCGCCATGCTGTCCGCCGGGTCAAGCGGCACGTTCTCCGCGGTCCTGGTGCGGGTCGACGACCTGCCCGGCGCCCCGGACCCCGGAGGCGACTCATGA
- a CDS encoding helix-turn-helix domain-containing protein has protein sequence MSADRSSVRTEIPHSLTARRLAELRYLRGWTQEQLAEHSGLSVRTIRNLELGRVLNPRRSSMDLLAQALDLDSAQEPPEGDTPDAGVPWHGPRPPGGTVVGDRAERERLAHAVRIDRLTTFLGPGGVGKTRLALDTTARVSRHFPDGVVVVELGDLPPERVPHGDQTAVVLRRVLRHLDRGGTKGAHSAHGAGPDGGYGRDLRVLVVLDNAEHVPETTVRASRYLLAAHPGMHIVITARRRLTERLGINHEIKPLSVDDDGPDTPAPAVELLLRHVGAHAETDHDLASVTELCRRLGGLPRYLEFAAERLRTIPVRVLLADGPSVDLLRSNDHALLRHQRSVAEGIRWTLDLLTEDHRSVLTWIAAAVARRWFTLDDVAAHGEAGFPSAVNPLLPFPDLLETSLVVSDPHHRYRYRLAPYVADVLREAAGAH, from the coding sequence GTGAGCGCGGACCGGTCCTCCGTACGGACCGAGATCCCGCACTCGCTGACGGCCCGCCGGCTGGCCGAGCTACGGTACCTGCGCGGCTGGACACAGGAGCAGCTCGCCGAGCACTCCGGGCTGAGCGTCCGCACCATCCGCAACCTCGAACTCGGCCGGGTCCTCAACCCCCGCCGCTCGTCGATGGACCTGCTGGCGCAGGCCCTGGACCTCGACAGCGCCCAGGAACCGCCGGAGGGCGACACGCCCGACGCGGGTGTGCCCTGGCACGGTCCCCGCCCTCCGGGCGGCACCGTCGTGGGCGACCGCGCGGAGCGCGAGCGACTCGCGCACGCGGTGCGGATCGACCGGCTCACGACCTTTCTGGGCCCCGGCGGGGTGGGCAAGACCAGGCTCGCGCTCGACACCACCGCCCGCGTGTCCAGGCACTTCCCCGACGGGGTCGTGGTCGTCGAACTCGGCGACCTGCCGCCGGAACGGGTACCGCACGGCGACCAGACCGCCGTCGTCCTGCGGCGGGTGCTGCGGCACCTGGACAGGGGCGGCACGAAGGGCGCGCACAGTGCCCACGGTGCCGGGCCCGATGGCGGATACGGCCGGGACCTCCGCGTCCTGGTGGTCCTCGACAACGCCGAACACGTGCCGGAGACCACCGTCAGGGCCTCCCGTTACCTCCTTGCCGCCCACCCCGGAATGCACATCGTGATCACCGCGCGCAGACGGCTCACCGAACGGCTCGGCATCAACCACGAGATCAAGCCGCTGTCGGTGGACGACGACGGCCCGGACACGCCGGCGCCGGCGGTGGAACTGCTGCTGCGGCACGTCGGGGCGCACGCCGAGACGGACCACGACCTCGCCTCGGTCACCGAGTTATGCCGCCGGCTCGGCGGCCTGCCGCGCTATCTGGAGTTCGCGGCGGAGCGGCTGCGCACCATCCCGGTGCGCGTGCTCCTCGCCGACGGCCCGAGCGTGGACCTCCTGCGGTCCAACGACCACGCGCTGCTGCGCCATCAGAGGTCGGTGGCAGAAGGCATCCGGTGGACCCTGGACCTCCTGACCGAGGACCACCGTTCGGTGCTGACGTGGATCGCCGCGGCCGTGGCACGGCGCTGGTTCACTCTCGACGACGTGGCGGCGCACGGCGAGGCCGGGTTCCCCTCGGCGGTGAACCCGCTGCTGCCGTTCCCCGACCTGCTGGAGACCTCGCTGGTGGTCTCCGATCCCCACCACCGGTACCGGTACCGGCTGGCGCCGTATGTGGCCGACGTCCTGCGGGAGGCCGCGGGCGCCCACTGA
- the sbnA gene encoding 2,3-diaminopropionate biosynthesis protein SbnA, whose amino-acid sequence MIFEHAYEMVLDNVFLHLGDTVENVDVYLKMEGLNPAGSVKLKTAVAMVEDAEQRGLLHKGSRLIESSSGSLGIALAMVAAAKGYLFTCVTDPNISPHSLDVMRALGAETVRVDQRDASGGFLGSRISYIEERVAADPDLVWLNQYANPANRNVHDRCTAAAITAEVPAADYLFVGIGSAGTIMGCVSHFRRMSPATRIVAVDSVGSVSFGTSAGPRFIPGIGASRRPELFLPELVDEMVQVAEADAVRTCRWMARTRGLFAGGSTGAVMAAVIQRAPALPAGSRIVAISPDLGDRYARTVYEDAWVAQTFGPQTLTAEAAGTPGLTTTRR is encoded by the coding sequence GTGATATTCGAGCACGCCTACGAAATGGTTCTGGACAATGTCTTCCTCCACCTGGGGGACACCGTCGAGAACGTCGATGTCTATCTCAAGATGGAGGGGCTCAACCCCGCGGGCTCGGTCAAGCTCAAGACGGCCGTCGCCATGGTCGAGGACGCCGAGCAACGAGGTCTGCTGCACAAGGGAAGCCGTCTGATCGAGTCCTCGTCCGGCAGCCTCGGCATCGCGCTGGCGATGGTGGCGGCGGCGAAGGGCTACCTCTTCACGTGCGTCACCGATCCCAACATCTCGCCGCACAGCCTGGACGTGATGCGGGCGCTGGGCGCCGAGACGGTACGGGTCGATCAGCGGGACGCCAGCGGCGGCTTCCTCGGCAGCCGCATCTCGTACATCGAGGAGCGCGTCGCCGCCGATCCGGACCTGGTGTGGCTCAACCAGTACGCCAATCCCGCGAACCGCAACGTGCACGACCGGTGCACCGCGGCCGCGATCACCGCGGAGGTGCCGGCCGCCGACTACCTGTTCGTCGGCATCGGTTCGGCGGGAACGATCATGGGCTGCGTCAGCCACTTCCGCCGGATGTCGCCCGCGACCCGGATCGTCGCGGTCGACTCGGTCGGCTCGGTCAGCTTCGGGACGTCGGCCGGTCCGCGGTTCATCCCCGGGATCGGCGCCAGCCGACGGCCCGAACTGTTTCTGCCCGAACTGGTCGACGAGATGGTGCAGGTCGCGGAGGCTGACGCGGTACGCACCTGCCGGTGGATGGCCCGCACCCGCGGCCTGTTCGCCGGCGGGTCGACCGGTGCGGTGATGGCCGCGGTGATCCAGCGGGCACCGGCCCTGCCCGCGGGCTCGCGGATCGTGGCGATCTCACCGGATCTCGGCGACCGCTACGCGAGGACGGTCTACGAGGACGCCTGGGTCGCGCAGACCTTCGGGCCGCAGACGCTGACCGCCGAGGCCGCCGGCACACCCGGCCTGACCACGACAAGGAGGTGA
- a CDS encoding ATP-grasp domain-containing protein, with amino-acid sequence MTAGARTPAGTDAAGGPDRPGFIRRLKAAVTGDPGARLVHLNNFEVERVWGRGEPGLPGAGLSFNAATVNRMEEVGVLLVDEGDTLVLKAPVDPAYETYLRGLGLAAGQVLTVDRDEPEHAVTVDALASPRLIAELAALADGRTYLMPLGTSDDEERLSAATGLPLAGPDARTCKRVNGKIFSRELVDRSGLTPVPGAQCRTVGELAAALKEHLAGGAGPVVVKESLGVSGRGLVVLDSARRGEQLVRMAARRGERVEVVVERWIDKQCDLNYQFIVGRDGAVEFETVKAAFTENGVHRGHLFPPALAAGHTAELKAAAQVLGKGLAEAGYFGVAGVDAMLGRDGTLYPCLEINARFNMATFQNRVAERLLGPGRSALATVFDLEPRRAHGFDEIRTALGDLLLTAGPDRDATTAARGVLVTNLATLRAGAPDRRSKGRLYAICVGDSPDDVNALRSRAARALEKMVEGP; translated from the coding sequence ATGACGGCCGGCGCCCGTACCCCGGCGGGCACCGACGCGGCCGGTGGCCCGGACCGGCCCGGCTTCATCCGCCGGCTCAAGGCCGCGGTGACCGGCGACCCCGGCGCCCGTCTCGTCCACCTCAACAACTTCGAGGTCGAGCGGGTGTGGGGCCGCGGCGAGCCGGGACTTCCCGGCGCCGGACTGTCCTTCAACGCGGCGACGGTGAACCGGATGGAGGAGGTCGGAGTCCTGCTGGTCGACGAGGGCGACACACTCGTCCTCAAGGCCCCGGTGGACCCGGCCTACGAGACGTACCTGCGCGGACTCGGCCTCGCCGCAGGACAGGTGCTCACGGTCGACCGCGACGAGCCCGAGCACGCGGTCACCGTCGACGCCCTCGCCTCCCCGCGGCTGATCGCCGAACTCGCCGCCCTCGCCGACGGGCGCACCTATCTGATGCCGCTGGGCACGTCCGACGACGAGGAACGGCTCTCGGCGGCCACCGGACTGCCGCTGGCCGGCCCGGACGCCCGCACCTGCAAACGGGTCAACGGCAAGATCTTCAGCCGGGAGCTCGTGGACCGCTCGGGGCTGACCCCGGTCCCCGGCGCGCAGTGCCGCACCGTCGGCGAACTGGCCGCCGCGCTCAAGGAACACCTCGCAGGCGGCGCGGGCCCGGTCGTGGTCAAGGAGTCGCTCGGCGTCTCCGGCCGGGGCCTGGTCGTCCTGGACAGCGCGCGCCGCGGTGAGCAGCTGGTACGGATGGCGGCGCGCCGGGGTGAGCGCGTCGAGGTCGTCGTCGAGCGCTGGATCGACAAGCAGTGCGACCTGAACTACCAGTTCATCGTGGGCCGGGACGGCGCCGTGGAGTTCGAGACGGTCAAGGCCGCGTTCACCGAGAACGGCGTCCACCGCGGCCACCTGTTCCCGCCGGCGCTCGCCGCCGGGCACACCGCGGAACTCAAGGCGGCGGCGCAGGTGCTGGGCAAGGGGCTCGCGGAGGCGGGGTACTTCGGGGTGGCCGGGGTCGACGCGATGCTCGGCCGCGACGGCACCCTGTATCCGTGCCTGGAGATCAACGCCCGGTTCAACATGGCGACCTTCCAGAACCGCGTGGCCGAACGGCTTCTGGGGCCGGGGCGGTCCGCTCTGGCCACGGTCTTCGATCTGGAACCGCGCCGGGCGCACGGCTTCGACGAGATCCGGACCGCACTCGGCGACCTGCTGCTGACGGCCGGGCCGGACCGGGACGCCACCACGGCGGCCCGCGGAGTCCTGGTGACCAACCTGGCCACGCTGCGGGCCGGCGCCCCCGACCGCCGCTCGAAGGGCCGGCTGTACGCGATCTGTGTCGGCGACAGCCCCGACGACGTCAACGCCTTGCGGTCCCGGGCCGCCCGGGCCCTGGAGAAGATGGTGGAGGGGCCATGA
- a CDS encoding type III PLP-dependent enzyme, with protein sequence MSAPARTWHEAASAPADLSGPDGWRDLAERFGTPAYVYDGDWLDDNLRTLRGALHPALEVFFSLKSNPNRAVYDVLRAAGARAEVSSLAELRTVLDAGTEPADVVFLGPGKSEAEIEACVRAGLYAVVCESLAELTLLDETAARLGVRQRVLLRVNPAYSVAGSRLTMGGKPRQFGIDEAVVLAAGEPIGKHRHAVVAGIQVYMGTRILDPEVVCKNTAYVLDLAERAAEATGMALDAVDVGGGLGVAYFDGERDLDLSALADGLNPLIEDFARRHPGTRLLMESGRYLTAPGGTYLMGVRYIKESMGDRFAVADGGTHHHMAAVGIGSFVKRNFPVDLLSRPTPPDAPTGPWTIAGPLCTPNDTVAKAIRLPDLRVGDLLGVRRSGAYGPSASPAYFLSHGYPAEVLVRRGTAYLVRRRDTVDDLLSRQATHPDLTATPVH encoded by the coding sequence ATGAGCGCACCCGCTCGGACCTGGCACGAAGCGGCCTCCGCGCCGGCGGACCTCAGCGGTCCCGACGGCTGGCGGGACCTCGCCGAGCGGTTCGGTACCCCGGCATACGTCTACGACGGCGACTGGCTCGACGACAACCTCCGGACACTGCGCGGCGCGCTGCATCCGGCACTTGAGGTGTTCTTCTCGCTCAAGTCCAACCCGAACCGCGCCGTGTACGACGTGCTGCGCGCGGCCGGCGCGCGCGCCGAGGTCTCCTCGCTCGCCGAGCTGCGCACGGTGCTCGACGCCGGTACCGAACCCGCCGACGTGGTCTTCCTCGGCCCGGGCAAGAGCGAGGCCGAGATCGAGGCGTGTGTACGGGCGGGCCTGTACGCCGTCGTCTGCGAGTCGCTGGCCGAACTCACACTGCTCGACGAGACGGCCGCACGCCTCGGAGTGCGGCAGCGGGTGCTGCTGCGCGTCAACCCGGCCTACTCGGTGGCCGGTTCCCGGCTGACCATGGGCGGCAAGCCCCGCCAGTTCGGCATCGACGAGGCGGTGGTGCTGGCCGCAGGCGAACCGATCGGGAAGCACCGGCACGCCGTGGTCGCGGGCATCCAGGTGTACATGGGCACCCGCATCCTCGACCCCGAGGTGGTGTGCAAGAACACGGCGTACGTCCTGGACCTCGCCGAGCGCGCGGCCGAGGCCACCGGGATGGCCCTGGACGCGGTCGACGTCGGCGGCGGTCTCGGCGTCGCCTACTTCGACGGCGAGCGGGACCTCGACCTCTCCGCACTCGCCGACGGACTCAACCCGTTGATCGAGGACTTCGCCCGCAGGCATCCGGGCACACGGCTCCTCATGGAGTCCGGCCGCTATCTGACCGCGCCGGGCGGCACCTACCTCATGGGGGTGCGGTACATCAAGGAGTCCATGGGCGACCGGTTCGCCGTCGCCGACGGCGGCACCCATCACCACATGGCGGCGGTCGGCATCGGCTCCTTCGTCAAGCGGAACTTCCCCGTCGACCTGCTGTCCCGGCCGACCCCGCCGGACGCCCCGACGGGACCCTGGACCATCGCCGGCCCGCTGTGCACACCGAACGACACCGTCGCCAAGGCGATACGGCTGCCGGACCTCCGGGTGGGCGACCTGCTCGGCGTCCGGCGCTCCGGCGCCTATGGACCGTCGGCCTCACCGGCCTACTTCCTCAGCCACGGATACCCGGCAGAAGTGCTGGTCCGCAGGGGGACGGCGTACCTGGTGCGGCGCCGCGACACCGTCGACGACCTGCTGTCGCGCCAGGCCACCCACCCGGACCTGACCGCGACCCCGGTCCACTGA